The Gracilibacillus caseinilyticus genome segment TCCGGTATTCCTCGATTGGTGTTCGTTTTCCATAACCATGCTCAGTAACATTCAATACATATTGGCCTTCTTCGATGATTTCCATCGATACGACTTCATCATCTTCTCGAAGTGAGATACCTTTTACCCCGGCTGCAGTTCTTCCCATGGAACGAATTTGTTCTTCTTCAAAGCGAATCACATAACCGTTCTTCGTACCGATCAGAATGTCTTTTTGACCATTTGTTAAACGGACAGAGATTAATTCATCTCCCTCACGTAAATTTAATGCAATCAAACCGCCCTTTCGAATATTAGCAAACTGTGGCAAGGAAGTACGTTTCGATACTCCAAACTTTGTAGTAAAGAATAGATACCAGTTTTCATGGTACTCAGATACTGTAATAACGGCATTAATCCATTCTCCTTGCTCGACTTCCAGGAGATTGATAATCGGGATCCCTTTTGCTGTACGATTAAATTCTGGAATTTCATACCCTTTGGAACGATAGACTTTTCCTTTGTTAGAAAAGAATAGAACCGTATCATGAGTAGAACAGGAGACTAAGTGTTCGACAAAATCATCATCATTGGTACCCATACCTTGTATTCCTCGACCACCACGTCGTTGAGCACGATAGGTACTTGCTGGCAATCGTTTAATATAACCACGATGTGTTAACGTAATAACGATGTTCTCTTCAGGTATCAAATCTTCGTCTTCTATTTGATCCAAACCACCAGCTACAATTTCTGTTCTTCGTTCATCATTGTATTTTTCTTTGATTTCGGTTAACTCTTCACGGATAATTTCCAAAATCTTTTGCTCATCTGCCAGAATTGCTTTATACTCCTCAATCATAGCCATGATCTCTTTGTACTCTTCTTCAATCTTTTCTCTTTCCAAACCGGTTAAACGTTGCAAACGCATATCTAAAATCGCTTGTGCTTGTTTTTCCGATAGATGGAAACGCTGCATAAGTCCTTCACGGGCAATTTCAGTGGTGTTCGATTGACGAATCAAGGTGATGATCTCATCAATGTGATCGAGAGCAATGCGTAACCCTTCCAAAATGTGGGCACGCGCTTCTGCTTTGTTCAATTCATACTGTGTTCTTCTGATAATAATCTCTTTTTGATGCTCTAAATAGTATTCCAGACACTGTTTCAACGTTAATACTTTTGGCTGTCCGTCTACTAAAGCTAGCATATTAATACCGAAAGAGGTTTGCAAAGATGTCTGTTTATACAAATTGTTCAGTACGACGTTAGGATTGGCATCCCGGCGTAATTCAATCACAATCCGCATTCCGTTACGATCTGATTCATCCCGTAAATCGGTAATGCCTTCGATTCGTTTATCACGAGCCAATTCTGCAATTTTTTCGACTAATTTCGCTTTATTTACTTGGTAAGGCAATTCAGAAACAAGAATCTTTGCCTTTCCATTTGCCTGTTCTTCAATTTCAGTTTTTGCTCGGATTGTAATCGAACCTTTACCAGTTTCAAAAGCTCTCCTAATACCACTTCGACCAAGGATTTGGCCTGCAGTAGGAAAATCTGGCCCTGGTATATATTGTTCCATCAGTTCAGGGATCGTAATATCAGGATTTTCACTCACTGCAAGAATGGCATCAATGGTTTCCCCTAACTGATGTGGAGGAATATTGGTAGCCATCCCAACGGCAATACCTGATGCACCATTGACTAATAGATTTGGAAACTTGGACGGTAATACTTTTGGTTCTCGTTCTGACCCATCATAGTTATCCGTATAATCAATGGTATCTTTGTTAATGTCTCTTAACATTTCCATTGATATTTTAGACATTCTCGCTTCCGTATAACGCATCGCTGCTGGTGGGTCACCATCAACCGAACCAAAGTTACCATGCCCATCGACCAGCATATAACGATAGCTGAAATCCTGCGCCATTCTAACCATTGCTTCGTACACTGCAGAATCACCATGAGGGTGATACTTACCAATAACATCACCAACAATACGAGCCGATTTCTTGTATGCTTTATCTGCATGCATACCTTGATCATTCAATGCATATAAAATTCTTCGATGAACTGGTTTCATCCCATCACGGACATCTGGTAATGCACGCGCGACAATAACACTCATCGCATAATCTAAGAAAGATGTGCGCATTTCTTGTCCAATATTGATTTCTTGAACTTGTGGACGATTATGATCCACCATATATCATTACCTCCTATTTCTCTGCCGGAAGACGTGAACAAACGTTAATTCTGCTAGTTTACACTCTTAAATATCTAAATTCTTCACATAAATGGCATTATCTTGAATGAAATTACGTCGTGGCTCTACTTTATCCCCCATCAACATGTCAAAAACCAGATCGGCTTCCATTGCGTCTTCTAATCCCACCTGTAATAATGTACGTTCAGCTGGATCCATTGTCGTTTCCCATAGTTGAGTTGCGTTCATTTCACCTAAACCTTTGTAACGTTGTAATCCTGGTTTTGGCTGTTTTGGTAACTCTGCCAATAATGCATCCAATTCCCGGTCAGAATAGGTGTAATGGACAGCTTTTCCTTGCTTGATCTGATAGAGAGGCGGTTGTGCAATATAGACATAACCATATTCAATTAATGGTCTCATAAAACGGAAGAAGAAAGTTAACAATAACGTTCGAATATGGGCACCATCTACATCCGCGTCGGTCATAATGACAATTTTATGATAACGTGCTTTTGTAATATCAAACTCTTCGCCAATACCTGTACCAAGTGCTGTGATAATGGTACGAATTTCATTGTTAGATAGAATTTTGTCTAGTCTTGCCTTTTCTACATTTAAAATTTTTCCTCTTAACGGCAGAATCGCTTGAAAATGACGATCACGACCTTGTTTCGCTGAACCACCTGCAGAGTCCCCCTCTACAATATACAATTCACTGATCGATGCATCACGTGACGAACAGTCTGCTAATTTACCTGGAAGATTGGAAACTTCCAATACACCTTTTCGTCTCGTTAACTCGCGTGCTTTTTTGGCCGCAAGTCTAGCGCGAGATGCCATTAACCCTTTATCTACGATAATTCTTGCCGTATTCGGATTTTCCATTAAGAACTTGGAAAATAATTCGCTGAAGGCCGAATCAGTAATCGTCCGTGCTTCACTGTTTCCTAACTTTGTTTTCGTTTGTCCTTCAAATTGGGGATCAGGATGTTTAACAGAAATAATAGCTGTTAATCCTTCTCGCACATCATCACCTGTTAAATTAGGATCATTTTCCTTGAAGAGGTTATTTTTTCGAGCATAATCATTAATCACACGTGTCAAACCAGTCTTAAAACCAGATTCATGAGTACCACCCTCATGTGTATTAATATTGTTAGCGAAGGAATAGATATTACTTGCAAAACCGTCATTATACTGCAAAGCAACTTCTACTTGAATATTATCTTCTTCCTTCTCGGCATAGAATGGCTCGTGTAACACTTCTTTAGATCGATTTAAGTGCTCAACGTAAGAACGTATTCCACCCTCATAGTAAAATGTCTCTTCTTTCCGGTCTTCATCCCGGTTATCTTTGATCGAAATCGATAAGCCTTTATTTAAGAATGCTAATTCACGTATACGAGTAGCTAATACGTCATAGATATACTCAGTCGTTTCGCTGAAAATTTCTGGATCCGGCTTAAAGTGAGTACGTGTTCCTGTAATATCCGTGTCACCAATGACTTGTAATTCACTATCCGGTTTACCTCTCGAAAAGCTGAGATGATGTAATTTCCCATCACGATGAACAAATACTTCTAACTCACTGGAAAGTGCATTTACAACAGAGGCACCTACACCGTGGAGACCACCGGATACTTTATAACCGCCTCCGCCAAACTTACCTCCTGCATGAAGTACCGTCATAATGGTCTCAACAGCAGGTCTTCCTGTTTTTTCATGGGTATTGACTGGAATACCACGGCCATTATCAATGACGGTAATACTATTATCTTCTTCGATCATTACTTGAATATGATCACAATGGCCCGCTAGTGCTTCATCTATACTATTATCGACAATTTCCCACACTAAGTGATGAAGTCCCTTTTCATTGGTTGACCCTATATACATACCTGGTCTTTTTCTAACCGCCTCTAAGCCTTCTAATACTTGTATCTGATCGGCATCATAGGCTTGATCCATTGGCTGATTTTCTTCCATTGTCAATTTAATCACCTACATTCTATCTGATTGTTATTCTTCGTCCTCGTTTACTTCTGCGTAATCTTCTAACCTGCTAATTGTAGAAATCATACTTGCACGTTTCTTAAGTGTTAATACGGACAACGGACTGTAATAAACATGATCATTCGTAATCACAACCGCCTTTGTCTGTTCTTCATCTGTTACGACCACTTGATTTTTATTCCTCAATTCAGTAAGCATTTCTTCGTTAATTGTCGAAGAACTTACTAAACTATAATCAATAATGCTAATCACATCTTTCGATTGAATGACATGATCATCTCCAATGTGAATAAACATAATATCCCCACTTTTATTCCATAATTTTTCCTTGATCTATACGAAAGATCTCTGCTTTTTCCAGTGTCTGATGATGAATACCATCCACGCTGGTTGTCGAAACAAAGGTCTGGACTTTTCCTTCAATCGTGTCTAAGAGATGGGATTGCCGATAATCGTCTAATTCACTTAACACATCATCTAGCAATAAAATAGGATAGTCTTTCGTCTCTTGATAAATGAGTTCTATCTCTGCCAGTTTCAAAGACAATGCAGTTGTTCGCTGTTGTCCTTGCGATCCATAGGTTTGGACATTTTTCCCGTTCACATAGAACACCACATCATCTCGATGCGGTCCAATCAGGGTGGTGCCCCGTTCTATTTCTTTAGTCTCCACCTCAGCAAAAGATTCAGTTAGTGTTGTCATTATTTTTTCCTTATTATCGGACTCTGATACCTCAGCAGTTGCTGCATATTGAAGATCCAAATCTTCAATACCTCTACTGATTCCTCTATGTATCTCATTGGCCCATTTGCGTAAATGCTTCATAAACAGGAATCGTTTCTCCAAAATGATGACAGCATGTTCGGTCATTTGCTCTGTCAACACACGCAACATCGTTACATCATCTGTCTTACGTTTCTGTAATTGTTTTAGTAAATGATTTCGTTGCTTTAAAATTTTAACATATTGGCCAAGATGATAAATATAGACTGGCTGAATCTGACCGATCTCCATATCAATAAAACGTCTCCGGATTTGAGGACTACCTTTCACCAGGTTTAAATCTTCTGGAGCAAACATAACAATATTAAGGGCCCCAATGTAATCACTGAGACGCCTTTGCTCCAGATGGTTTAATTTAGCTTTCTTACCTTTATTTGTAATTTGTATTTCGAGTGGAAATTGACGGTTCCTTTTTACAATACTACCTTCTATTTTAGCATAGTTTTGGTCCCACTGAATTAATTCTTTATCTTTGGTTGTTCGATGTGATTTAGAAAAGCCTAATACATAGATAGATTCCATCAAGTTTGTTTTTCCTTGCGCGTTTTCTCCGATAATCACATTAATTTTATCATCGAACTGAACCGATAACTGATTATAATTTCGATAATTGGTTAAGCTTAACTGTTGTATATGCATTCGAATTTCCTTTCGAACCGAACGTTACTCCTCATTTTTTGCTACCACGAACGTACCAACATCTTCTACATAGACTGTATCCCTGGATAAAGTTTTTTTCCACGGCGCGTCTCCAATTCGTCATTTACATACACACCATTTTCCTGTAGAAAAACTTTAATCATACCACCAGATTCGAGAATATTGGCGAGCTTCAAAAATTGACCAAGTGGGATATAATCTGTCGTAATCACAATTTTTTCTTCCATTTTTTCACCTACTTCATCTAAAAAAGATATTGGTTATCAGTATAGCCCTTCTATCTATTTTACTAAACATTTGTGGATTAGAAAAGTAAACCTGCTCATTTCTTTTTATCCAGTGATTGGATGGAAGCGAAATGCTTTTGATTTAGGTGATGGAGATGATATCTAGATTTGGGAGTTTATTAAATAGATATTGTGCTAGAAACTACGATGGACCATTTTGAAATAGAGTAGGTGCTAGGAAACCGCTCCGGCCAACCACTCTGCGTCGTGCGGGGCATATTTCCGGAGCTTTGCTACACACATACTATCTGTCTATCTGTAATTCTTTTCATGGCAATCATCATATACTTTTTCGCTGATAAAAAAAGAGGAACAATGGGTAATTGTCCCTCTTTTGGATTAAAATGTTCGTACTGGTAATATTAGTTGCAGGATCTGATCATGGTCGATTGGTTTAATGATAAATGGGCGCATGGCACCTGTGAATTCGATTTTGACTTGATCGGTTTCCATAATCTTTAATGCATCAATCATGTATTTTGAACTGAAAGAGATTTTTAATTCCTCTCCATCAATTTTGGCCACACTGATTTCTTCTTCTACTTTTCCTATTTCAGGCGATTGGCTTGAAATTTCTACAATTTGATCGTTCAACGTTTGCAGGCGAATTACATTGTTATGATTATCCTTCGCTAACAATGATGCACGATCTACTGCTTGTAATAATGTTTTGGTACCGACTTGAATTAATGTTTTACTTTCTTCCGGGATCAATCTGGATGTTTCCGGATATTTTCCGTCTAACAAACGAGACAAGAAGTATAAATGATCAGTTTGGAAAGCAATTTGATTTTCCGAGATACTGATTTGGATTTTATTTTCTGTATCCTGCAAGATTTTACTTAATTCATTCAAGCTTTTTCCTGGAATCACGACTTGTTCGAATGGAAATTCATTGATGTGATCATCTAACGGCAGTTTACTTGCCGCAAGTCGGTGACTATCCGTTGCTATGAAATGCAGTTCTTCATTTTCTACTTTTATGTTTACCCCAGTCAAAATTGGTCTTGTTTCTGACGTTGACACAGCAAATACGGTTTGTTTAATCATATTTTTTAATAGATTAATCGGTAATTCAAAATTCGTTTCTGTTTGTATTTGCGAAATTTGTGGATATTCTTCTGCATCCTGTCCGTTCAGATGGAATTCAGCATGGCCAGATTGAATGGTTACTTGTAATTGTTCGTCAACCTGAATGGCAGCTGTTTCAGATGGCAGTTTTCGAATAATTTCAGGAAAATATTTTGCGTGGACGATTATTTCCCCAGCCTCTAATTCATCAATAAATTGTATGCCTTCTTCTTCTATTGGAATAAATGATTCAATTGTAATATCAGAATTACTTCCTGTCAGGGTAATTCCATTTGTTGTTGCTTGTATTTTTAACCCAGCTAAAATCGGAATCGCGGTTTTGGATGAAATAGCTTTTGTTACATGTTGAATACTTTCCATTAATTTATCTCGGTTTATTACAATTTTCATGCTTATCCTCCTTGAGGAATATATTTATTTATTATTAATATAATACCGTAATAATAGTAATAGGGCCTGTGAATTTGTGGATAACTTAAAAATCGTCTTTGGTTTAAAGTTATCCAGATGTGAATAACTTGTTTGTGACTCTGTATTACTTGTCCACACTTTTCACATTGGTTTCTTACATAGATTTCAATTGTTCTTTGATTTCTTCGATTTCTTTACTTAATTGTTCATCTGTTCCCATTAATTTAGAGATTTTTTCGTGTGCATGAATAACCGTCGTATGGTCACGTCCTCCAAATTCTTCTCCAATCTTAGGCAAAGAGAAATCTGTTAATTCCCTTGATAAGTACATAGCGATTTGTCTAGGAAAGGCAATCGATTTTGTACGTTTTTTGGCAGCAAACTCTTCTATTTTGACATTATATCGTTTACCCACTTCCTCTTGAATATGTTGGATCGTAATCACTTTTGGTCTTGAAGAAGGGATAATGTCCTTTAATGCTTCTGCTGCTAATGATGCATCAATGTCCTGATTAATTAAGGAAGAATAGGCAACAACTCGAATTAGTGCCCCCTCTAATTCCCTAATATTCGTATCGATCTGATTCGCAATATAGAGCATGACTTCATTAGGGATATCCAATCCTTCCGCTTTTGCTTTCTTGCGAAGGATGGCAATTCTTGTTTCCAAATCTGGTGGTGTGATATCCGTAATAAGTCCCCATTCGAATCGGGAACGCAAGCGATCTTCTAGTGTAGGAATTTCTTTCGGCGGTCTGTCACTAGAAATAATAATTTGCTTATTTTCCTCATGTAACGTATTAAACGTATGGAAAAATTCTTCTTGTGTTTGTTCTTTTCCAGCAAGGAACTGAATATCATCTATTAATAGCACATCCACGTTTCGATATTTATTTCGGAAATTGACAGCTCTATTATCCCGAATCGAATTAATGAATTCGTTGGTGAATTTTTCGGATGATAAATAGACCACCTTTGCAGATGGATTGTGGTCAAGCACGTAATGACCAATCGCATGCATTAAGTGGGTTTTACCTAAGCCAACACCACCATAGATAAACAAGGGATTGTATGCTTTGGCAGGAGCTTCTGCTACAGCTAGTGAAGCGGCATGCGCAAACCTGTTTCCAGAACCGATGACAAAAGTTTCGAAAGTATATTTGTCATTTAACATTGATTTTGGCGATGTCTCGCTATTTTGGGAAGCGACAGTTTTTTTCTTTTTCATTTGAGCTACTTCTTCTTCTTCCTCTTGCAGCGTGTCTGGGATGACGAATTTAACAGCAAGTTTCGCACCTGTCAGTTCATACAAAGCTTCTGCAATTATAGATGTATAACGGGATTCTAACCAATCCCTGGTAAATTCGTTTGGAGCAGAAATAATGACTGTGTCATCCTTTAAATGATCAACAGACGTGTTTTTTAACCAGGTATCGTAACTTGGTTTACTTACTTTATCTTTAATTAACTCCAGCGTATTACTCCAAAGATCCTCAATATTTTCCATGTCATTCCCTCCTCTCACTAAATGAAAATAGTTAAAACGTCTTTAATTTACGCTTGAATAAGTTGTGGATAAAAAAAGGCGGACAAAAAAACGGAAAACCTAGCAATTAAGTTTTCCACAGGTGTGTGTATAAACTAATATACAAGCTGTGAACTTTTGTCCACATAATATCCACAATTTGTGGATAAGGTTATTTTTTGTAGAATCTATTCACAAACTAAAACACAAATATAATATCAAATCAGGAGGAAGAATGCAATGTTTTCGTGATGGTTATCCACAAGTTAGACAATTTGTTCGTATTATTTTTACACACCCTCTTATTTTGTGAGTAATTTGTCGATAGAGTTCTGAAAAAGTCGATTTTAGGCAGTGAAGTTATCCACACACCATCTGTATCATAACAGATTGATGCGAAATGTGTTATAATACAGGAGAAATTATGATAGACTGAACAGATCATGGAAATGGACAAGTTTTTCGATAGTAGGCATTGACATTAATAAGGTTTTGAAAGTATAATGAGTAAGACTGTCTAAAACGACTTTGATTTTTAGATTCCTCAGGGAGGTGCATATAAATGAAACGTACATTTCAACCAAATAATCGTAAACGTAAAAAAGTTCATGGATTTCGTGCGCGTATGAGCACAAAAAATGGACGTAAAGTACTTGCTCGTCGTCGTAAGAAGGGTAGAAAAGTATTGTCTGCATAGGCCACTGATTTTTCAGTGGTCTTTTTCCATGTAAGGCATCACTTATGTGGGAAGGATTGTTTTCTTTAATGGAGGCGCGCTAGTAATGAAGAAAGCATGGAGAATTAAAAAAAATAGTGAATTTCAAGAGGTATTTAAGCAGGGTGCTTCTTTTGCCAATCGACAATTGGTTATCTATTTTTTACATAAAGATCAACAGGATCATTATCGAATCGGGTTATCCGTCAGCAAAAAAATAGGTAATGCAGTAGTACGTAATCAGGTTAAGCGCTACATTCGACAAATATTTCATGAATTAGATGAAAACATAAAGAACGAGTATGATATCATTATCATTGCTAGACAACCTGCAAAAGAAATGGATTATTATCAGTTCAAAAAAAGTGTCAGTCATTTATTATTTAAGACAAAATTATTAAAAAACTAATTGAACATTTTGTTAATCCTGTTAGAAGGACTAGCTTGATAGCAGGTAATAGTGATAAAATGAGGTACTATAAAATACGTTTTTTGTAGGAAATAAGGAGGATGACGATGCGTAAAAAGCTCCTAACGGCCTCGGGGTTAATTGCCGTAGTAGCCCTTTTATCAGGTTGTACTGAGGTAAACGAACCAATTACGGATGAGAGTACTGGTATCTGGAACACATGGTTTGTACGACCTTTATCTGATTTTATTTTATGGGTTGCAAGGTTATTTGATGCTGATTATGGTTATGGATTATCGATTGTACTTGTAACATTGTTAATCCGGTTAATATTGTTACCGTTAAACATCAAACAACTGAAAAGTTCGAAAGCAATGCAAGATATTCAGCCGCAATTACAGGAAATCAGAGAAAAGTACAGTTCAAAGGATCAACAGACACAGCAGAAATTGCAGCAGGAAACGATGGAATTGTTCCAGAAGAATGGGGTTAATCCTTTAGCAGGTTGTTTACCGATTATTGTGCAAATGCCGATTTTGATTGCATTTTATCATGCGATTAATAGAACAGAAGCACTTAATGGTCACCATTTCTTATGGTTCCAGTTGGATCAGCCGGATCCGTATCATATTTTACCGATATTGACAGCAGCATTCACGTTCCTGCAGCAAAAATTGATGATGGCTGGAACGTCTACACAACAAAATTCAATGATGCCTCAAATGACGATGATGTTATATATGATGCCGATTATGATCGGGGTATTCGCGTTTTTCTTCCCGTCAGCATTGGCACTTTATTGGGTAGTTGGTAACATCTTTATGGTATTGCAAACACTGCTCGTCAAGAACCCAATGATGAAACGTGATGAGGCAAAAGCAGGAGGAAACAAAAAGTGAGAAAAGTAACTGCTTCTGGACAAACAGTTGATGAAGCGGTCCAATCAGCTTTAAGGCAGTTAAACATCTCAGAGGACCAGGCCCAAGTCGAGGTTATTGATGAAGGGAAGAAGGGTATTTTGGGATTGTTCGGTTCTAAGCCAGCAATTGTAAAAGTAACCCAAAAAGAAGATCCTGTGGAAAAGATTCAAAAATATGTTAAAAATATTGTGAATGAATTTGATGGCCAATTCGATATCGAGACGAAAGTTGTACAAAATGAAGTAATGATACAACTGAGTGGAGAAAAAATCGCATTATTAATAGGCAAGCGAGGTCAAACATTAAATGCTTTACAATATTTAGCTCAATTAGCAATGCATCAGTATTCCGAAAAGTATTATTCCGTTACTATTGATGCAGAAGGCTACCGGGAACGAAGAAAAGAAACATTGATTTCGTTGGCTGAGCGGCTGGCGGACCGAGCGAGCAAAACGAAAAAAGATGTCAAAATTGAACCAATGCCGTCTTATGAACGAAAAGTAATTCATACGGCACTGCAAAAACGTAGCGACATCGCCACCGATTCCCAAGGAGATGAACCGAACCGTTACGTCGTTATTAAACCAAAATAATTAGTGAAATAGATAAAACACGAGCAATGAAGCCATTGCTCGTGTTTTTTATGTGCTTGGAAAGTAATTAATAACGGTAATGAAGGCTCTATATAAAGTTGGATGGATTCTTATAATACGGATTATGTAAACTGGCTGTGGGGCAATTTTGAAATGGAGTATGTACTAGTATACCGCTCAGGCCAACCACTTCGCGTCCTACGGGGCACGGAAGCTAACTTTGTGAAGAAAGGCACTTCCAAAGTGGATATTCAGCGCCTGCATGTCCCGTGGGAGTCTACGTGGTTGGCCTGCGCTCATGATTAGTTCTACAACTAATGCAGCAAATAGGATATGGTACCACTATAATTAGGATTTATAGCTTATCTTGATGACGTATAATGCCTAACACCACTGCTTTTACCTGTTCCATATGTTGTAGTACTTTCCTTAAGCGTAGGAAATATGCGGAGACTCCCTTGGGATCAGCGGAGTATATTTCCGGAGCCTTGCTACGCGCATAATAACTATCAAAATGACCACATTGCAATACAGTTCCACTTTACATAATCCGTATTATAGGTAATTGCGTATATGCCACTATTTAATCAGGGTGATCGGGTTTTTGCCCGTTTGTTCTAAAACGTAAAATCAGTCTCCTTGTAGCAAATGATTGATAACAAAATAATCAGCAGTTGTGAATTGTGGATAACTATATCATCAGGATCTAACATAATTTTCATAAGAATATGTTGTCGATGGATGTAAGTTATTCACATGTGGATAAAATATTTTAGCAAGTTTCGCAAAAACTAAGTGTGGATATCTTTTCAATTCGTATTGTTTTGTGCTATTCTAATAAGTTAGTGATACTAAAAAAATTATTGTTGGATTTATATAGAAAAATGGAGAAAATGGAGGTGAAAGCGATGGAGCAAGACACGATAGCAGCGATTTCGACACCGATAGGAGAGGGAGCGATTGCGATCGTCAGACTGAGTGGGGATGAAGCCATTCGAATTAGTAATATGTTATTTGAAGGAAAAGATCTGACACAAGTTGCATCGCATACCATTCATTACGGAAAAATGATTGATCCCGCTACAAAGGAAATGATGGAAGAAGTCATGGTTACCGTGATGCATGGACCAAAAACATTTACAAAAGAAGACGTCGTTGAAATAAATTGTCACGGCGGGCTTGCGTCAGTTAATCGTTTATTGGAGCATGTGCTGTTGCAGGGAGCGCGCCTTGCGGAACCTGGTGAATTTACGAAACGTGCTTTTCTGAATGGACGTATCGATTTATCCCAAGCGGAAGCGGTAATGGATTTAATCCGTGCCAAAACAGATAAAGCGATGAACATTGCCTTAAAACAGCTGGACGGTAAACTGTCGAAGTTTGTGCAGCAATTACGTCAGCAGTTAATCGAAACGGTAGCCCATGTAGAAGTGAACATCGATTATCCTGAATATGATGATGTAGAAGAAATGTCTCACCAGATGTTGCGTGAAAGAACGCAGGAAGTCTATCATGAAGTTGAACGGTTAGTAAAGATGGCGAAACAGGGTAAAATATTGCGAGAAGGAATTGCAACGGCAATTATTGGCCGACCTAACGTCGGCAAATCTTCCTTATTAAATGCTTTTGTCCAAGAAACGAAAGCCATTGTTACGGATATTCCCGGAACAACAAGAGATGTTATCGAAGAGTATGTAAATGTAAGAGGGATTCCGTTACGATTAGTGGATACCGCTGGAATTCGTGAAACAGAGGATATTGTCGAACGGATTGGTGTGGAGAGATCCCGTCAGGCATTAAAAGAGTCGGATTTAATCTTACTTGTATTGAACTATGGAGAAGCTCTAACAGAGGAAGATCGTAATTTATTTAAAGCGGTCGAAGGTTTAGAATATATTGTCATCGTCAACAAGACAGATTTAGAACAAAAGCTTGATATAGATGAAGTAAAAACATTAACCGGTAGTCAAAAATTAATTACAACAGCTCTTATTGAGGATAAAGGAATGGATGCATTAGAAGAAGCAATTGCCGACACTTTCTTTGCCGGTGATTTAGATACAGGGGATCTATCATATGTATCCAATGTCCGTCACATCCAGCTGCTGCAGCAAACGTTACAAACATTAGAGGACGCAATGAACGCGATGGATGCAGAGATGCCAATTGATTTAGTACAGATTGATGTCACAAGAGC includes the following:
- the gyrA gene encoding DNA gyrase subunit A, yielding MVDHNRPQVQEINIGQEMRTSFLDYAMSVIVARALPDVRDGMKPVHRRILYALNDQGMHADKAYKKSARIVGDVIGKYHPHGDSAVYEAMVRMAQDFSYRYMLVDGHGNFGSVDGDPPAAMRYTEARMSKISMEMLRDINKDTIDYTDNYDGSEREPKVLPSKFPNLLVNGASGIAVGMATNIPPHQLGETIDAILAVSENPDITIPELMEQYIPGPDFPTAGQILGRSGIRRAFETGKGSITIRAKTEIEEQANGKAKILVSELPYQVNKAKLVEKIAELARDKRIEGITDLRDESDRNGMRIVIELRRDANPNVVLNNLYKQTSLQTSFGINMLALVDGQPKVLTLKQCLEYYLEHQKEIIIRRTQYELNKAEARAHILEGLRIALDHIDEIITLIRQSNTTEIAREGLMQRFHLSEKQAQAILDMRLQRLTGLEREKIEEEYKEIMAMIEEYKAILADEQKILEIIREELTEIKEKYNDERRTEIVAGGLDQIEDEDLIPEENIVITLTHRGYIKRLPASTYRAQRRGGRGIQGMGTNDDDFVEHLVSCSTHDTVLFFSNKGKVYRSKGYEIPEFNRTAKGIPIINLLEVEQGEWINAVITVSEYHENWYLFFTTKFGVSKRTSLPQFANIRKGGLIALNLREGDELISVRLTNGQKDILIGTKNGYVIRFEEEQIRSMGRTAAGVKGISLREDDEVVSMEIIEEGQYVLNVTEHGYGKRTPIEEYRRTNRGGKGIFTCNITDKTGRVVAVKTVVDDEDIMIMTVSGVLIRMQVEGISTTGRNTQGVRLIRLQEEERVATIAKVDSEEAIEEEIEEAEEEIREVTEEENESE
- the gyrB gene encoding DNA topoisomerase (ATP-hydrolyzing) subunit B; its protein translation is MEENQPMDQAYDADQIQVLEGLEAVRKRPGMYIGSTNEKGLHHLVWEIVDNSIDEALAGHCDHIQVMIEEDNSITVIDNGRGIPVNTHEKTGRPAVETIMTVLHAGGKFGGGGYKVSGGLHGVGASVVNALSSELEVFVHRDGKLHHLSFSRGKPDSELQVIGDTDITGTRTHFKPDPEIFSETTEYIYDVLATRIRELAFLNKGLSISIKDNRDEDRKEETFYYEGGIRSYVEHLNRSKEVLHEPFYAEKEEDNIQVEVALQYNDGFASNIYSFANNINTHEGGTHESGFKTGLTRVINDYARKNNLFKENDPNLTGDDVREGLTAIISVKHPDPQFEGQTKTKLGNSEARTITDSAFSELFSKFLMENPNTARIIVDKGLMASRARLAAKKARELTRRKGVLEVSNLPGKLADCSSRDASISELYIVEGDSAGGSAKQGRDRHFQAILPLRGKILNVEKARLDKILSNNEIRTIITALGTGIGEEFDITKARYHKIVIMTDADVDGAHIRTLLLTFFFRFMRPLIEYGYVYIAQPPLYQIKQGKAVHYTYSDRELDALLAELPKQPKPGLQRYKGLGEMNATQLWETTMDPAERTLLQVGLEDAMEADLVFDMLMGDKVEPRRNFIQDNAIYVKNLDI
- the remB gene encoding extracellular matrix regulator RemB, with amino-acid sequence MFIHIGDDHVIQSKDVISIIDYSLVSSSTINEEMLTELRNKNQVVVTDEEQTKAVVITNDHVYYSPLSVLTLKKRASMISTISRLEDYAEVNEDEE
- the recF gene encoding DNA replication/repair protein RecF (All proteins in this family for which functions are known are DNA-binding proteins that assist the filamentation of RecA onto DNA for the initiation of recombination or recombinational repair.), producing MHIQQLSLTNYRNYNQLSVQFDDKINVIIGENAQGKTNLMESIYVLGFSKSHRTTKDKELIQWDQNYAKIEGSIVKRNRQFPLEIQITNKGKKAKLNHLEQRRLSDYIGALNIVMFAPEDLNLVKGSPQIRRRFIDMEIGQIQPVYIYHLGQYVKILKQRNHLLKQLQKRKTDDVTMLRVLTEQMTEHAVIILEKRFLFMKHLRKWANEIHRGISRGIEDLDLQYAATAEVSESDNKEKIMTTLTESFAEVETKEIERGTTLIGPHRDDVVFYVNGKNVQTYGSQGQQRTTALSLKLAEIELIYQETKDYPILLLDDVLSELDDYRQSHLLDTIEGKVQTFVSTTSVDGIHHQTLEKAEIFRIDQGKIME